Proteins encoded together in one Mycobacterium sp. MS1601 window:
- a CDS encoding MFS transporter — MTAVTPALLVLFSPLTQLSFIPVAVGIGADIGMSEAQIGIAIGAHPLATGAASLLAGPLLDLVPVRRVLVPSVLVSALVSLWMCFHVTFESLTLGRALSGLSTGVATLCAFALVTDLARGDDGLRDRRFSLLQTFMATGAATALGLGAVAAHLDIPALVFIASGAYGVLLLLLVTFMPAPPAPVVAVDSATHAWASRLGAVLRGVGTMLTQARMVWLLVCAFILGLVIQGAHYGVSVLLENNADQLELWQRVALSILIPCGVFTGSSINRRVLRRVGRERLYTVFYLMLPVAVIAYATLTAVGAPLAVLAIGLLCAGTCLGAMMPLSAAIAVGWFVELRGSATASEALARSVGQTAGPVLVGIVVAFASVESAVFVVAAAAVVGAVGALVMSRASRGHHKAMVDTAAS; from the coding sequence GTGACCGCGGTCACGCCGGCGTTGCTGGTGCTGTTCTCGCCGCTGACCCAGCTGTCGTTCATCCCCGTCGCTGTGGGCATCGGCGCCGACATCGGGATGTCGGAAGCCCAGATCGGTATCGCGATCGGCGCGCATCCCCTGGCTACCGGTGCCGCCAGCCTGCTGGCCGGACCACTGCTCGATCTGGTGCCGGTGCGTCGGGTACTGGTGCCGTCGGTGTTGGTGAGTGCGCTGGTGTCACTGTGGATGTGTTTCCACGTGACGTTCGAGTCGCTGACCCTTGGACGTGCGCTGAGTGGATTGTCCACCGGGGTGGCCACGTTGTGCGCTTTCGCCTTGGTGACCGATCTGGCCCGCGGCGACGACGGACTGCGTGACCGCAGGTTCTCGCTGCTGCAGACGTTCATGGCCACCGGCGCCGCGACGGCGTTGGGTCTGGGGGCTGTGGCAGCCCACCTGGACATCCCGGCCTTGGTGTTCATCGCCAGCGGTGCCTACGGCGTGCTGCTCCTGCTGTTGGTCACGTTCATGCCCGCACCGCCGGCGCCGGTGGTGGCCGTCGACAGTGCCACCCACGCCTGGGCCAGCCGGCTCGGTGCGGTGCTGCGCGGTGTGGGCACCATGTTGACCCAGGCCAGGATGGTGTGGCTGTTGGTCTGTGCCTTCATCCTCGGCCTGGTGATCCAAGGTGCGCACTACGGTGTCAGCGTGCTGCTGGAGAACAACGCCGACCAACTCGAGCTGTGGCAGCGGGTGGCATTGTCGATCCTGATCCCGTGCGGCGTGTTCACCGGAAGTTCGATCAACCGGCGGGTTCTGCGCCGCGTCGGTCGCGAACGGCTCTACACCGTGTTCTATCTGATGCTGCCCGTGGCCGTGATCGCCTACGCGACGCTGACCGCTGTGGGCGCCCCGCTGGCGGTGCTGGCAATCGGATTGCTGTGCGCCGGAACCTGTCTGGGGGCGATGATGCCGTTGTCGGCGGCGATCGCGGTGGGCTGGTTCGTGGAACTGCGCGGCAGCGCCACCGCCTCCGAGGCCCTGGCCCGCAGCGTGGGGCAGACCGCGGGGCCGGTGCTGGTGGGCATCGTGGTGGCGTTCGCATCGGTGGAGTCGGCGGTGTTCGTGGTGGCCGCGGCCGCCGTGGTGGGCGCCGTCGGTGCCCTGGTCATGAGCCGCGCGAGCCGCGGGCACCACAAGGCCATGGTCGACACCGCGGCAAGCTGA
- a CDS encoding CsbD family protein, which produces MTEHDKADEARKGLFDSVKGKAKEIAGAVTGNDSLTAEGQLDQVQAKQRREATAVDAVADAEAHRARQEVVEAAAEASAQRREVQAESAVAETAVRAQQAAAKRSAERAAESQAAVTKAQADIEAHRETQQAKAVERAELSEATDELTDAVEEHKDAALEAESDRAAAKSLRQQAAALPDPDQP; this is translated from the coding sequence ATGACCGAACATGACAAAGCCGACGAGGCACGTAAAGGACTGTTCGACTCAGTCAAGGGAAAAGCCAAAGAGATCGCCGGCGCCGTGACCGGCAATGATTCCCTGACCGCTGAGGGCCAGCTGGATCAGGTGCAGGCCAAACAGCGCCGGGAAGCCACCGCGGTAGACGCCGTCGCGGACGCCGAAGCACACCGGGCGCGCCAGGAGGTCGTTGAAGCCGCCGCCGAGGCGTCCGCACAGCGGCGCGAGGTGCAGGCCGAGTCCGCGGTGGCGGAAACCGCTGTGCGCGCCCAGCAGGCGGCAGCCAAGCGGTCCGCAGAACGGGCAGCCGAAAGCCAGGCGGCCGTCACCAAGGCGCAGGCCGACATCGAGGCCCATCGGGAAACCCAACAGGCCAAAGCCGTGGAACGTGCCGAGCTTTCCGAGGCCACCGATGAGCTCACCGATGCGGTTGAAGAGCACAAAGACGCCGCACTGGAGGCTGAGTCCGACCGGGCCGCTGCCAAGAGCCTGCGTCAGCAGGCCGCTGCACTGCCCGATCCCGACCAACCCTGA
- a CDS encoding SDR family oxidoreductase — translation MGFPEQQQSVPGVQSAMDPVPDCGESSYVGTGRLAGKRAVITGGDSGIGRAVAIAYAREGADVLISYLNEHEDAADVARLVEEAGRRCVLVPGDLAEPSHCRDVIDRAVNELGGIDILVSNAAYQMSHDALDEISDEEWDYTFRVNVGAYFYLVKAALPHLEPGSAVIGSSSVNSDMPSPQLAPYAATKAAIANFSASLAQLLGDKGIRVNSVAPGPVWTPLIPATMPPAKVASFGENTPLGRAGQPAELAPVYVLLGSDEGSYISGARVAVTGGRPIL, via the coding sequence ATGGGATTTCCCGAACAACAACAGTCTGTGCCAGGTGTGCAATCGGCGATGGACCCGGTGCCTGACTGTGGTGAGTCGAGCTACGTGGGCACCGGGCGGCTGGCCGGCAAACGGGCGGTGATCACCGGAGGTGACAGTGGGATCGGACGCGCGGTGGCCATCGCCTACGCGCGCGAGGGAGCCGATGTGTTGATCTCCTACCTGAACGAACACGAAGACGCCGCCGACGTGGCGCGCCTGGTCGAGGAAGCCGGCCGCCGGTGTGTCCTGGTACCTGGCGATCTTGCGGAGCCCAGCCACTGCCGCGACGTGATCGACCGTGCGGTAAACGAATTGGGCGGTATCGACATCCTGGTGAGTAACGCCGCCTATCAGATGAGCCACGACGCGCTCGACGAGATCAGCGACGAGGAGTGGGATTACACCTTTCGTGTCAACGTCGGCGCTTACTTCTACCTGGTGAAGGCGGCGCTGCCGCACCTGGAGCCTGGCTCCGCGGTGATCGGCAGCTCCTCGGTGAACTCCGATATGCCCTCGCCGCAACTGGCCCCGTACGCAGCTACCAAGGCCGCTATTGCCAACTTCTCTGCAAGCCTGGCACAGTTGTTGGGCGACAAGGGGATTCGTGTCAACAGTGTGGCACCGGGACCGGTGTGGACTCCGTTGATCCCGGCCACCATGCCGCCGGCAAAGGTGGCGTCCTTCGGGGAGAACACCCCCTTGGGACGGGCGGGCCAGCCGGCCGAACTGGCGCCGGTGTACGTCCTGCTGGGGTCCGACGAGGGTAGCTACATTTCCGGAGCCAGGGTGGCTGTGACCGGCGGCAGGCCGATCCTGTGA
- a CDS encoding esterase family protein codes for MATVVSGVLLGMAPDASAFSREGLPVEYLEVPSPSMGRNIKVQFQGGGPHSVYLLDGLRAQEDFNGWDINTAAFEWFHDSGISVVMPVGGQSSFYTDWYEPAQNNAGTTTYKWETFLTQELPMWLAANRGQDPNGNAVVGLSMAGGAALTLAAWHPQQFIFASSLSGFLNPSQGLWPTMIGFAMRDAGGFRAKNMWGPSNDIAWQRNDPTVNINRLVANRTALWIYCGSGMPAEFDTGNDFGTNFSAQYLENITVSSNKEFQQKYLAAGGRNAIFQFPANGTHSWGYWGAQLQAMKPDMVRILTAPPPALPPVPMAPAPAPAPAALPVPPAPAALPASIVVPAG; via the coding sequence ATGGCCACGGTGGTATCGGGTGTGCTTCTCGGCATGGCACCCGATGCGTCGGCGTTCTCGCGGGAAGGTCTGCCCGTCGAGTACCTCGAGGTGCCGTCGCCGTCGATGGGCCGCAACATCAAGGTCCAGTTCCAGGGCGGCGGTCCGCACAGTGTCTACCTGCTCGACGGCCTGCGCGCTCAGGAGGACTTCAACGGTTGGGACATCAACACCGCCGCCTTCGAGTGGTTCCACGACTCCGGAATCTCGGTGGTGATGCCCGTCGGTGGCCAGTCCAGCTTCTACACCGACTGGTATGAGCCGGCGCAGAACAACGCGGGCACCACCACCTACAAGTGGGAGACGTTCCTGACCCAGGAGCTGCCGATGTGGCTGGCCGCCAACCGTGGCCAGGATCCCAACGGCAACGCGGTGGTCGGACTCTCGATGGCAGGAGGCGCCGCACTCACCCTGGCCGCCTGGCACCCGCAGCAGTTCATCTTCGCCAGCTCGTTGTCCGGCTTTCTGAATCCGTCACAAGGGTTGTGGCCAACCATGATCGGGTTCGCCATGCGGGACGCGGGCGGCTTCCGCGCCAAGAACATGTGGGGCCCGTCCAACGACATCGCCTGGCAGCGCAACGATCCCACCGTCAACATCAACCGGCTGGTGGCCAACCGCACCGCGCTGTGGATCTACTGCGGCAGTGGAATGCCCGCCGAGTTCGACACCGGCAACGACTTCGGCACCAACTTCAGCGCCCAGTACCTGGAGAACATCACCGTCTCCTCCAACAAGGAGTTCCAGCAGAAGTACCTGGCGGCAGGCGGACGCAACGCCATCTTCCAGTTCCCCGCCAACGGCACCCACAGCTGGGGCTACTGGGGTGCGCAGCTGCAGGCGATGAAGCCCGACATGGTCCGCATCCTGACCGCGCCGCCGCCGGCGCTGCCTCCGGTGCCGATGGCGCCCGCACCGGCTCCCGCGCCCGCGGCGCTTCCGGTGCCACCCGCTCCCGCGGCGTTGCCGGCGTCAATCGTGGTGCCTGCCGGCTGA
- a CDS encoding DUF4185 domain-containing protein has translation MGATKNAATHIGRIGGLAVALGVGAAIAGGAGAAWADSPDSSSSSTSSDSKSSESRSSASRSSESKRAADKAESKSSKAERDSKPDTDDGTTAGDTEDDKPTKSEKSEKSEKSEKKKLSPKRTERKADADADADDKESSEPDDAKTDSSGSAVTESESDAGTPASQTITAAVTESATSDTEDPVDTSDPGTPPASALTSLLGWVRKEVDRSFAYNRTPSSASTTYAAAAVVDPLPSRLPSTPLGWVTGSGVRWLDGKPVNPTQNTSTEFGIGSTDLGIMWDGGTINGQRFIHVAFGDSFRGPKMTGEWLNNVLLLSYDRDLQNASSPGQGVGLELAQTGRVLSQFIRRSTTQLGLFGSEVTVIPTAGIHIDGTQYVNYMSVRSWDTPGRWTTNYSAITQFYPGSGGGEWRIVPSTIRSAGWLRSSTPYRPGDQNFQQMAYVLQPEDQVAEGDPRYLYAFGTPSGRAGSAYLSRVAEGDITDLSKYEYWDGNKWVRGNAAVAKPVIGTNRSSGLFGFVVDWANDPKVFGGYLGGLFGAKTGGNVSEMSVQYNEYLGKYVVLYGDGNNNIQMRVADTPEGAWSAPVQLASSADYPGLYAPMIHPWSGTGLLQSGSGDSDYNNLYWNMSIWGDYNVVLMQTDLSPLHTVEV, from the coding sequence ATGGGTGCGACGAAGAACGCGGCGACTCACATCGGCCGAATCGGCGGCCTTGCGGTCGCGCTCGGCGTCGGTGCAGCGATCGCCGGCGGAGCCGGCGCTGCCTGGGCCGACAGTCCTGACAGCTCCTCCTCGTCGACGTCATCGGACTCGAAGTCGTCGGAGTCCAGGTCGTCAGCATCCAGGTCGTCAGAGTCCAAACGGGCCGCCGACAAGGCCGAGTCGAAGAGCAGCAAGGCCGAGCGCGACTCGAAGCCCGACACCGACGATGGCACCACTGCCGGCGATACCGAGGACGACAAACCCACCAAGTCCGAGAAGTCCGAGAAGTCCGAGAAGTCCGAGAAGAAGAAGCTCTCGCCCAAGCGCACCGAGCGCAAGGCCGACGCAGACGCCGACGCCGACGACAAAGAGTCCTCCGAGCCGGACGACGCCAAGACCGACAGCTCCGGGTCCGCAGTCACCGAGTCCGAGTCCGACGCGGGCACCCCCGCCTCACAGACCATCACCGCGGCCGTCACCGAAAGCGCCACCTCAGACACCGAGGATCCCGTAGACACCTCCGATCCGGGCACTCCCCCGGCATCTGCGCTGACGTCGCTGTTGGGCTGGGTACGCAAAGAGGTCGATCGCAGCTTCGCCTACAACCGGACCCCGTCATCGGCGTCCACCACCTACGCCGCCGCGGCGGTGGTGGACCCGCTGCCCAGCCGGTTGCCGTCGACTCCGCTGGGCTGGGTCACGGGCTCGGGTGTGCGCTGGCTCGACGGGAAACCGGTCAATCCGACGCAGAATACCTCCACCGAATTCGGCATCGGCAGCACCGATCTCGGCATCATGTGGGACGGCGGCACCATCAACGGCCAGCGCTTCATCCACGTCGCGTTCGGTGATTCCTTCCGCGGCCCCAAGATGACGGGCGAGTGGCTCAACAACGTCTTGCTCCTCAGCTACGACCGGGACCTGCAGAACGCCTCGTCTCCCGGCCAGGGCGTCGGGCTCGAGCTGGCCCAAACCGGCCGCGTCCTCTCCCAATTCATCCGCCGCTCCACCACACAGCTGGGCCTCTTCGGCTCCGAGGTGACGGTGATCCCCACAGCGGGCATCCACATCGACGGCACCCAGTACGTGAACTACATGTCGGTGCGCTCCTGGGACACCCCGGGTCGCTGGACCACCAACTACTCCGCCATCACCCAGTTCTACCCGGGTTCCGGCGGCGGCGAGTGGCGCATCGTGCCGTCGACAATCCGCTCGGCGGGTTGGCTGCGTTCATCGACGCCGTACCGTCCCGGTGACCAGAACTTCCAGCAGATGGCCTACGTCTTGCAGCCGGAAGATCAAGTGGCCGAAGGTGATCCGCGCTACCTGTACGCGTTCGGTACGCCCTCGGGTCGGGCCGGCTCGGCGTACCTGTCCCGTGTCGCCGAAGGCGACATCACCGATCTGTCCAAGTACGAATACTGGGACGGCAACAAGTGGGTCCGCGGTAACGCCGCCGTGGCCAAGCCGGTGATCGGCACCAACCGCTCGTCAGGTCTGTTCGGTTTCGTCGTCGACTGGGCCAACGACCCCAAGGTGTTCGGCGGCTACCTGGGCGGATTGTTCGGCGCCAAGACCGGCGGCAACGTCAGCGAGATGTCGGTGCAGTACAACGAATACCTCGGCAAGTACGTGGTGCTCTACGGCGACGGCAACAACAACATCCAGATGCGTGTCGCCGACACCCCCGAGGGCGCGTGGTCGGCTCCGGTGCAACTGGCCAGCTCCGCGGACTACCCGGGCCTGTACGCGCCGATGATCCACCCGTGGTCGGGCACCGGCCTGCTGCAGAGCGGCAGTGGCGATTCGGACTACAACAACCTGTACTGGAACATGTCCATCTGGGGCGATTACAACGTGGTTCTGATGCAGACCGATCTCAGCCCGCTGCACACCGTCGAGGTCTGA
- a CDS encoding DUF4185 domain-containing protein produces MTPTTRLASMTAASALVAALVVPAVVIAPAAADPCSVPTPGASARGLAPSTTPKFPILHLPIGRKPGAVANPNNLTPAQADAAVAPDTAARAAAAPAASTATRVQWLTGPQTDSYKRFGISGTDLGIVWDNGSVTNPQVLIAFGDTFGNCSVQDQEWRKNVLYRSADRNLADGMRIPDPKAGDIYAGSPVTQQRPDFSRQVIASLGVAATEVTVIPTAGISVGNRQYVNFMSVSQWGNPGQWSTNFSAVAVSDDNGETWTVPRSGIRPSWFNTVPGVPFVWGFQNFQMAAYVRSGGYVYNYGTGAGRGGMPFLARVPENAVADNSAYEYYTPFGWVRNTPYLALQVVWAPGSEMSVAYNDHLKKFVMLYTNTLNNVVMRTADKPEGPWSQAKTIVNTAEVPGGIYAPYIHPWSSGSDLYFTLSVWDTYSVMLMRTSLN; encoded by the coding sequence ATGACCCCGACAACGCGACTCGCCTCGATGACGGCCGCGTCCGCTCTGGTGGCGGCACTGGTGGTTCCCGCCGTGGTGATCGCTCCCGCAGCCGCCGACCCGTGTTCGGTGCCGACACCGGGTGCATCCGCACGCGGACTGGCGCCGTCGACCACGCCCAAGTTTCCGATTCTGCACCTACCGATCGGGCGCAAACCGGGTGCGGTCGCCAATCCCAACAACCTGACCCCGGCGCAGGCCGACGCGGCGGTGGCACCCGACACCGCGGCGCGGGCCGCCGCCGCACCCGCGGCGTCCACCGCCACCAGGGTGCAGTGGCTCACCGGACCGCAAACCGATTCCTACAAGAGGTTCGGCATCTCGGGGACCGATCTGGGCATCGTCTGGGACAACGGGTCGGTCACCAACCCGCAGGTGCTGATCGCCTTCGGTGACACCTTCGGCAACTGCAGTGTGCAGGACCAGGAGTGGCGCAAGAACGTTCTGTACCGCAGCGCGGACCGAAACCTGGCCGACGGTATGCGGATTCCCGATCCGAAGGCCGGCGATATCTACGCCGGGTCGCCGGTGACGCAGCAACGGCCCGACTTCTCCCGGCAGGTGATCGCGAGCCTGGGTGTGGCGGCCACCGAGGTGACCGTGATTCCCACGGCGGGGATCTCAGTGGGCAACCGTCAGTACGTCAACTTCATGTCGGTCAGTCAGTGGGGCAATCCTGGTCAGTGGTCTACCAACTTCTCCGCCGTCGCCGTCTCCGACGACAACGGCGAAACCTGGACGGTGCCGCGCAGCGGCATTCGGCCCAGTTGGTTCAACACTGTGCCGGGAGTTCCGTTCGTCTGGGGCTTCCAAAACTTCCAGATGGCGGCCTACGTACGCTCAGGCGGCTATGTCTACAACTACGGCACCGGCGCCGGACGTGGTGGAATGCCATTCCTGGCAAGGGTTCCGGAGAACGCGGTGGCCGACAACTCGGCCTACGAGTACTACACGCCGTTCGGCTGGGTGAGGAACACGCCATATCTGGCGCTGCAGGTGGTGTGGGCGCCCGGCAGTGAGATGTCGGTGGCCTACAACGACCATCTGAAGAAGTTCGTGATGCTGTACACCAACACGCTCAACAACGTGGTGATGCGCACCGCCGACAAGCCCGAAGGGCCGTGGAGCCAAGCAAAGACCATCGTGAACACCGCCGAGGTGCCGGGCGGCATCTACGCGCCCTACATCCATCCGTGGTCGTCAGGCTCAGACCTGTACTTCACGCTGTCGGTGTGGGACACCTACAGCGTGATGCTGATGCGCACATCGCTGAACTAG
- a CDS encoding IS110 family transposase, whose amino-acid sequence MFTERTSVGLDVHARSVAAAAIDSDSGEVRQARLTPSYEDIRSWISELPGPVAVAYEAGPTGFGLQRALTDAGIRCEVVAPSKLQKPAGDRVKTDARDALHLCRLLRLDEITSVSIPSVAQEAARDLVRAREDCRGDLMRARHRLSKLLLRHGIVYYGGAAWTGAHDQWLRTVAAPQLSAPATRMAFDADYDHVLTMQARRRRLDAAIEEMAADGEFTAIVRRVSCLRGVNTLTGFALAVEIGDWNRFTGNTIGSFVGLVPSEFSSGSSRVQGPITKTGNTHVRRLLVEAAWHHKPRYHVGAVMRSRWDRASAAARARGDEGNRRLHGRWVSFLERRKRPVTANVAVARELAGWCWSLAVMDD is encoded by the coding sequence GTGTTTACAGAGCGTACGAGTGTTGGCCTGGACGTGCACGCACGTTCAGTGGCGGCGGCGGCAATCGACAGTGACTCCGGGGAGGTGCGCCAGGCCCGGTTGACCCCTTCTTATGAGGACATTCGGTCGTGGATATCGGAGTTGCCGGGGCCGGTGGCGGTGGCCTATGAGGCGGGTCCGACCGGGTTTGGGTTGCAGCGAGCGTTGACCGACGCGGGGATCCGCTGTGAGGTCGTCGCGCCGTCGAAGCTGCAGAAGCCGGCCGGTGATCGAGTCAAGACCGATGCCCGCGACGCCCTGCATCTGTGCCGGTTGTTGCGTCTGGACGAGATCACCTCGGTGTCGATCCCGAGCGTGGCTCAGGAAGCGGCGCGTGACCTGGTGCGTGCCCGCGAGGACTGCCGTGGCGATCTGATGAGGGCCCGGCATCGGCTCTCGAAGCTGCTGTTGCGCCACGGCATCGTGTACTACGGCGGGGCGGCGTGGACCGGTGCCCATGATCAGTGGCTACGCACCGTCGCCGCGCCGCAGCTCAGTGCGCCGGCGACGCGGATGGCCTTCGACGCCGACTATGACCACGTGTTGACGATGCAGGCCCGGCGGCGGCGGCTGGACGCAGCGATCGAGGAGATGGCCGCCGATGGGGAATTCACCGCGATTGTGCGGCGGGTGTCATGTCTGCGGGGAGTGAACACCTTGACCGGGTTTGCGTTGGCAGTCGAGATTGGTGATTGGAACAGGTTCACCGGCAACACTATCGGCTCTTTCGTTGGGTTGGTGCCTTCGGAGTTTTCGTCGGGTTCCTCGCGGGTTCAGGGCCCGATCACCAAGACCGGCAACACTCATGTCCGGCGGCTGTTGGTCGAGGCGGCGTGGCATCACAAGCCGCGATATCACGTGGGTGCGGTGATGCGGTCGCGGTGGGATCGGGCTTCTGCGGCGGCCCGCGCTCGTGGGGACGAGGGCAACCGCCGCCTGCATGGCAGGTGGGTGAGCTTCCTGGAACGACGCAAGCGACCTGTGACAGCCAATGTCGCGGTCGCGCGTGAACTGGCCGGCTGGTGCTGGTCGCTGGCTGTCATGGACGACTGA
- a CDS encoding SDR family NAD(P)-dependent oxidoreductase, whose amino-acid sequence MTDLTGKVALVTGASSGLGAAVAQLFAARGASVYGISRDAERMAEVFKDVPGGVYESVDIVSSQACAQAVSNCVAEFGRVDALINVAGFHTMRHTRDVTDEDWAYDLAVNLNGPFFLSRAALPHLLQAAGNIVNVSSIAGVEGEVYSAGYCAAKHGLVGMTRAMAIEFTADKLRVNAVCPGGMITPQATEFAAPDNADWNLILRIASPRGLMDVADVAKTIAFLASDDASAIHGAVYIVDNGKTAG is encoded by the coding sequence ATGACTGATCTCACGGGCAAAGTGGCCTTGGTGACCGGCGCATCGTCAGGACTGGGTGCCGCTGTTGCGCAGCTGTTCGCGGCCAGGGGCGCCTCGGTGTATGGCATCTCACGCGACGCCGAACGCATGGCCGAGGTGTTCAAGGACGTTCCCGGAGGTGTCTACGAATCCGTCGACATCGTCTCCTCGCAAGCCTGCGCGCAGGCGGTGTCGAACTGCGTGGCAGAGTTCGGTCGCGTCGATGCACTGATCAACGTCGCCGGCTTTCACACCATGCGGCACACCCGCGATGTCACCGACGAGGACTGGGCCTACGACCTCGCCGTCAACCTCAACGGGCCGTTTTTCCTGTCCCGAGCCGCGTTGCCGCACTTGCTGCAAGCGGCAGGCAACATCGTCAACGTCTCGTCCATCGCCGGTGTCGAAGGCGAGGTCTATTCGGCGGGGTACTGCGCTGCCAAGCACGGACTGGTGGGGATGACCAGGGCCATGGCCATCGAGTTCACGGCCGACAAACTCCGCGTCAACGCGGTGTGTCCGGGCGGCATGATCACCCCCCAGGCCACAGAGTTCGCCGCGCCGGACAATGCCGACTGGAACCTGATCCTGCGCATCGCCTCACCGCGCGGCTTGATGGATGTCGCTGACGTGGCCAAGACAATCGCCTTTCTGGCCAGCGATGATGCCTCGGCGATCCACGGGGCGGTCTACATCGTCGATAACGGGAAGACTGCTGGCTGA
- a CDS encoding TetR/AcrR family transcriptional regulator, with the protein MTEPRRRADAMQNRDRILEVAREQLLNSDELRLNAIAKTAGVGQGTLYRHFPTREHLLAEVYRADVDNLTRAAPALLADFEPLEALSRWFDRVAEYARVKRGVFSALEVAVWKDLSAHSLGPIGDAVTILLDAGRAAGTIREDVDARDVILLIGYLTRLEETEWDQRAHRLLQVILDGLRVRQSHHD; encoded by the coding sequence GTGACCGAACCACGACGGCGGGCAGACGCGATGCAGAATCGCGACCGGATCCTCGAGGTCGCCCGCGAGCAGCTGCTCAACTCAGATGAACTGCGACTCAACGCGATTGCCAAGACTGCGGGTGTCGGCCAGGGCACGTTGTACCGGCACTTCCCCACTCGTGAGCACCTGCTTGCCGAGGTGTACCGCGCCGACGTGGACAACCTCACCCGCGCCGCTCCGGCGTTGCTCGCCGATTTCGAGCCACTCGAGGCGCTGTCTCGGTGGTTCGACCGGGTGGCCGAGTACGCCAGGGTCAAGCGCGGGGTGTTCTCCGCACTCGAGGTGGCGGTGTGGAAAGACCTCTCGGCGCACAGCCTCGGCCCCATCGGTGATGCGGTGACCATCCTGCTGGACGCCGGCCGAGCCGCCGGCACCATCAGAGAGGACGTCGACGCCCGCGACGTCATCCTGCTGATCGGTTATCTGACCCGGCTCGAGGAGACGGAATGGGATCAGCGCGCACATCGCCTGCTGCAGGTGATCCTGGACGGATTGCGTGTGAGACAGTCACACCATGACTGA
- a CDS encoding SDR family oxidoreductase, protein MNHHDTKVIAITGAGTGIGAATAQLLAAQGHRVLLAARRHHRIDEVAHRIRDNGGLALAVVTDVTKYEDMENLVQEAAREFGRLDVLVGNAGIAKTGLVAGRDVAGWSAMIDVNFRGVLHGIAAALPVFQKQGGGHFVTTLSTAGLKIVPSQSVYAATKNAVRTFLEAFRQENTDGTIRTTSISPGYVATELADSIEDEGLRAETQKFMAEFGLQPDAVAKAIAFAINQPADVEIGDITVRPTVQG, encoded by the coding sequence ATGAACCACCACGACACGAAAGTCATCGCGATCACCGGTGCCGGAACCGGCATCGGCGCGGCCACCGCCCAGCTCCTTGCGGCCCAAGGGCATCGAGTGCTGCTGGCGGCGCGGCGCCACCACCGCATCGACGAGGTGGCCCATCGAATTCGGGACAATGGCGGACTGGCGCTGGCTGTGGTCACCGACGTCACGAAGTACGAAGACATGGAGAACCTGGTACAGGAGGCTGCGCGCGAGTTCGGCCGACTCGACGTCTTGGTGGGCAATGCCGGAATCGCCAAGACGGGGCTGGTGGCCGGACGCGACGTCGCGGGGTGGTCGGCCATGATCGACGTCAACTTTCGCGGGGTGCTGCACGGAATCGCCGCAGCGCTGCCGGTTTTCCAGAAGCAGGGTGGTGGACACTTCGTGACCACCCTGTCGACGGCAGGGCTGAAGATCGTGCCCAGTCAGAGTGTCTATGCGGCGACGAAGAACGCGGTGCGGACATTCCTGGAGGCGTTCCGCCAGGAGAACACCGACGGAACGATTCGGACGACGTCGATCTCACCCGGTTATGTGGCCACCGAGCTCGCCGACTCGATCGAGGATGAGGGGTTGCGCGCCGAAACTCAGAAGTTCATGGCGGAGTTCGGTTTACAGCCCGACGCGGTGGCCAAGGCCATCGCCTTCGCAATCAACCAGCCTGCCGACGTGGAGATCGGAGACATCACCGTACGCCCCACTGTGCAAGGGTGA